A region from the Pseudomonas sp. KU26590 genome encodes:
- a CDS encoding ankyrin repeat domain-containing protein: MTPIRPSSPFIPPSPSPTTETSEASPTLHAAVANRDAEALARLRKDGQRANTLNAEGHSPLDVLDKMRDIDERSRSGLRMALLQSLNPTAPLAYAKPEALHGTPWGLEILQSGALKGGVNDAKGGSQSLEGKVFFSDRTRESSTDTTTRPNLRSKARTYALGKGVNTSNAQSRALQHRMAQVILHALNTGKALPPNAMAPSIDVADAEQVPAEGAAWLQRFLHANYILKPVGRKFIGAPLDEHVGDLKLPGSIALRSGGQRNELRGEDLNRFYHQAASELLRSLEDGKAPYLSLLNQGGVVPLVFGFEKINNLSTHAIQYPSDTKQYSYQNKEHPLSGSPENGGKLKEMEVRGLDDFATVCLGCAIKGVDLPADLVVRVKTQRSEKAQYLDASQTAMFMQKMAAQVAEYSGDKPLGTLDLHQLQRINSDIRAKNLSEWLPV, encoded by the coding sequence ATGACCCCTATCCGACCTTCTTCGCCTTTCATCCCGCCCAGCCCTTCGCCAACCACAGAAACGTCCGAGGCCAGCCCGACGCTGCACGCGGCCGTTGCCAATCGCGACGCCGAGGCTCTGGCGCGACTGCGCAAGGACGGCCAGCGTGCCAACACCTTGAACGCCGAAGGCCATTCACCGCTGGATGTGCTCGACAAAATGCGCGACATCGACGAGCGCAGCCGCTCCGGTTTGCGCATGGCGTTGCTGCAGTCACTCAACCCGACGGCGCCCCTGGCCTATGCCAAGCCTGAAGCGCTGCACGGAACGCCGTGGGGGCTGGAAATCCTGCAATCAGGGGCGCTCAAAGGCGGCGTCAATGATGCAAAAGGAGGCAGCCAGTCTCTGGAAGGTAAAGTGTTTTTCTCTGATCGCACCCGGGAGAGCTCGACCGACACGACCACCCGGCCGAACCTGCGCAGCAAGGCCCGCACCTATGCATTGGGCAAAGGGGTGAACACCAGTAACGCGCAATCACGGGCGCTGCAACACCGCATGGCGCAGGTCATCCTCCATGCCCTCAACACCGGCAAAGCGCTGCCGCCCAATGCCATGGCGCCATCAATCGACGTCGCCGATGCCGAGCAAGTGCCTGCCGAAGGTGCCGCATGGCTGCAGCGTTTTCTACACGCCAACTACATCCTCAAGCCTGTCGGGCGAAAGTTCATCGGCGCGCCGCTCGATGAACATGTGGGTGACTTGAAATTGCCGGGTTCCATCGCCTTGCGGTCTGGCGGACAGCGTAATGAGCTAAGGGGGGAAGACCTGAACCGTTTCTATCACCAGGCCGCGAGTGAGCTGCTGCGCTCCCTCGAAGATGGCAAAGCCCCGTACCTGAGCTTGCTGAATCAGGGCGGCGTCGTACCGCTGGTGTTCGGTTTCGAGAAGATCAACAACCTGTCCACCCATGCGATTCAGTACCCCTCCGACACCAAGCAATATTCCTATCAGAACAAGGAGCACCCGTTGTCGGGAAGCCCGGAAAACGGCGGCAAGTTGAAGGAGATGGAAGTGCGAGGCCTGGATGATTTCGCCACGGTCTGCCTGGGCTGCGCCATCAAAGGTGTCGACCTGCCCGCCGATCTGGTGGTGCGCGTGAAGACCCAGAGGAGTGAAAAAGCCCAGTACCTGGACGCATCGCAGACTGCAATGTTCATGCAGAAGATGGCGGCTCAAGTGGCCGAGTACTCGGGAGATAAGCCACTGGGCACCCTTGATCTGCACCAGTTGCAGCGCATCAATTCCGACATACGGGCCAAGAATTTAAGTGAATGGCTCCCGGTTTGA
- a CDS encoding NAD(P)-dependent oxidoreductase, which yields MKIGFLGLGNMGQAVAGNLLKGGHELLVWNRSPEAAQPLVEQGATAVTEPAQAFAADVVFSMLADDKALRAVLLDSGLLKPLKGPLIHINMATISVTFADELAELHAAQGIDYIAAPVMGRPNMAAAAKLNIMAAGAAQAIDRVQPLFDLIGSKTWRIGDKPSSANAMKLAMNFMLVSAIEAMSEAAVLVTRHGLKSADLVELASGTIFPGPVYAGYGALIGERTYEPAAFKAVLGLKDVDLVLAAASQVSVQMPSAEMIRAHLQDAIDHGQGEMDLAVLAEVAERRNPR from the coding sequence ATGAAAATCGGCTTTTTGGGCCTCGGCAATATGGGTCAGGCCGTGGCTGGCAATCTGTTGAAAGGCGGTCATGAACTGCTGGTCTGGAACCGTTCCCCCGAGGCCGCGCAGCCACTGGTCGAGCAAGGCGCCACGGCAGTCACCGAGCCTGCGCAGGCATTCGCCGCCGACGTGGTGTTCAGCATGCTCGCCGACGACAAGGCCCTGCGCGCCGTGCTGCTGGATTCCGGTCTGCTCAAGCCACTCAAGGGTCCGCTGATCCACATCAACATGGCGACCATTTCCGTGACCTTCGCCGACGAGCTGGCCGAGCTGCACGCCGCACAGGGCATCGACTACATCGCCGCGCCGGTGATGGGCCGCCCGAACATGGCCGCCGCCGCGAAGCTGAACATCATGGCCGCCGGCGCTGCCCAGGCCATCGACCGGGTGCAGCCGTTGTTCGACCTGATCGGCAGCAAGACCTGGCGCATCGGCGACAAACCCTCCAGCGCCAACGCCATGAAACTGGCCATGAATTTCATGCTGGTCTCGGCCATCGAAGCGATGAGCGAGGCGGCCGTGCTGGTCACCCGCCACGGTCTGAAATCCGCCGATCTGGTGGAGCTGGCGTCGGGAACGATCTTCCCCGGCCCGGTGTACGCCGGTTATGGCGCGTTGATCGGCGAACGCACGTACGAGCCGGCCGCGTTCAAGGCGGTGCTCGGGCTCAAGGACGTGGATCTGGTGCTAGCCGCAGCCAGCCAGGTTTCAGTGCAGATGCCGAGCGCCGAGATGATTCGCGCCCACTTGCAGGACGCCATCGACCACGGTCAGGGCGAGATGGACCTGGCGGTGTTGGCCGAAGTGGCGGAGCGACGCAATCCGCGCTGA
- a CDS encoding GntR family transcriptional regulator: MAERIYQQLKDDIFAFRLLPGDRFSEGEVAERVQASRTPVRQALYRLEREGYLEVYFRSGWRVRAFDFNYFEELYDVRIVLECAALARLEALDLEQHSVIAELKRTWLVAPFERLQDAQQVSALDERFHCALLEAAGNTEMARLHLEITEKIRIIRRLDFTQAARIEATYDEHGEILDAVLDRQTGQAQQLLTRHIEISKQEVRKITLHRLHVARP, translated from the coding sequence ATGGCCGAGCGCATCTATCAGCAGCTCAAGGACGACATCTTCGCGTTCCGCCTGCTGCCGGGGGATCGCTTCAGCGAAGGCGAGGTGGCCGAGCGCGTGCAGGCCAGCCGCACGCCGGTGCGGCAGGCGCTGTATCGGCTGGAGCGCGAAGGCTATCTGGAGGTGTATTTCCGCAGCGGCTGGCGGGTGAGGGCGTTCGATTTCAATTATTTCGAAGAGCTTTACGACGTGCGCATCGTGCTGGAATGCGCGGCGCTGGCGCGTCTGGAGGCACTGGATCTGGAGCAACATTCGGTCATCGCCGAGCTGAAACGCACTTGGCTCGTCGCGCCTTTCGAACGCCTGCAAGACGCCCAGCAGGTGTCAGCGCTGGACGAGCGGTTCCATTGCGCGTTGCTGGAGGCGGCAGGCAACACCGAGATGGCGCGCCTGCACCTGGAGATCACCGAGAAGATCCGCATCATTCGCCGCCTGGATTTCACCCAGGCGGCGCGCATCGAGGCGACCTATGACGAGCACGGCGAGATTCTCGACGCCGTGCTCGATCGCCAGACCGGGCAGGCCCAGCAGTTGCTCACGCGGCACATCGAAATCAGCAAGCAGGAAGTGCGCAAGATCACGCTGCACCGGCTTCACGTCGCCCGGCCATGA
- the atzF gene encoding allophanate hydrolase, translating to MPPMHDLQNPHIGWTFNEWLTAYQTGQLSPDVLLSLASAYPETDTAWIARASQAQISEQLDALAERLAAVNGDITQLPLYGVPFAIKDNIDAAGWPTTAACPEFAYTASKDATVVARLRAAGAILMGKTNLDQFATGLVGTRSPHGAVPNSFNPDYVSGGSSSGSASVVARGLVAFSLGTDTAGSGRVPAGFNNIVGLKPTKGRLPNTGLVPACKTVDCISIFALTVADAQTVAGLAEGFDGDDAYSRHNPGTAPVGFRAAMKLAVPDTLEFFGDAQNQAVFEQALHRLSGMGAEITRIDFAPFKALAEQLYYGPWVAERTVALTSMLETNPNAINPVVRGIVESGLAYSACDAYRAEYLRATLSRQINDALAGFDALVVPTSATLRTQAEMAAEPVLYNSQFGFYTNFTNLADLSALALPAGMRADGLPSGITLIAPAWHDTALAQFGQRWQESVGLPMGATGRAMPAWPAPTTSSATAPRGSVRVAVVGAHLTGMPLNVQLTSRDAVLVEQTLTAGDYRLYALPGTVPPKPGLVKSAGGTSIIVELWDIPLARFGEFVAEIPAPLGIGNLTLNDGRSVKGFICEPWAIDGALDITAFGGWRAYIASLKQA from the coding sequence ATGCCTCCCATGCACGACCTCCAAAACCCTCATATCGGCTGGACCTTCAACGAGTGGCTGACGGCCTATCAGACCGGGCAGTTGTCGCCTGACGTGCTGCTGTCGCTCGCCAGCGCTTACCCGGAAACCGACACGGCGTGGATCGCCCGGGCCAGTCAGGCGCAGATCAGTGAGCAGCTCGATGCCCTGGCTGAGCGTCTTGCTGCAGTCAATGGCGACATCACCCAATTGCCGTTGTACGGCGTGCCGTTCGCGATCAAGGACAACATCGACGCAGCCGGCTGGCCGACGACGGCGGCGTGCCCGGAATTTGCCTACACAGCGAGCAAAGACGCGACCGTGGTTGCCCGACTGCGCGCAGCGGGGGCGATTTTGATGGGCAAGACTAATCTCGATCAGTTCGCCACCGGCCTGGTCGGCACCCGCTCGCCCCACGGCGCTGTGCCCAACAGCTTCAACCCCGATTACGTCAGCGGCGGTTCGAGCTCTGGCTCGGCGTCGGTGGTGGCGCGGGGGCTTGTTGCGTTTTCGTTGGGCACCGACACCGCTGGCTCGGGCCGGGTGCCGGCCGGGTTCAACAACATCGTTGGGCTGAAACCCACCAAGGGCCGCTTGCCGAATACCGGGCTGGTGCCGGCGTGCAAGACGGTGGACTGCATTTCCATCTTCGCGCTGACCGTAGCAGACGCCCAAACAGTCGCCGGCCTGGCCGAAGGCTTCGATGGCGATGACGCCTATTCCCGCCACAACCCGGGCACGGCGCCGGTGGGCTTCCGCGCCGCGATGAAGCTGGCCGTGCCGGATACGCTGGAGTTCTTCGGTGATGCGCAGAATCAAGCCGTGTTCGAGCAGGCACTGCATCGTTTGAGCGGCATGGGCGCCGAGATCACGCGCATTGACTTCGCCCCGTTCAAGGCCCTGGCCGAGCAGTTGTATTACGGCCCCTGGGTCGCCGAACGCACCGTCGCCCTGACCTCGATGCTGGAAACCAACCCCAACGCCATCAACCCGGTGGTGCGTGGCATCGTCGAAAGCGGCCTGGCTTACAGCGCCTGTGACGCCTACCGCGCCGAGTACCTGCGCGCCACGCTGAGCCGGCAGATCAACGACGCGCTGGCCGGGTTCGACGCTTTGGTCGTGCCCACTTCCGCGACCCTGCGCACCCAGGCGGAAATGGCCGCAGAGCCGGTGCTGTACAACTCGCAGTTCGGCTTCTACACCAACTTCACCAACCTGGCGGACCTCTCGGCCCTGGCATTGCCTGCCGGTATGCGCGCCGATGGCTTGCCGTCGGGGATCACGCTGATTGCGCCGGCCTGGCACGACACAGCGCTCGCTCAATTCGGCCAGCGATGGCAGGAAAGCGTCGGCTTGCCGATGGGCGCAACCGGCCGCGCAATGCCAGCGTGGCCAGCGCCGACAACTTCGTCAGCGACTGCACCGCGCGGTAGTGTTCGCGTTGCCGTGGTGGGCGCGCACCTCACCGGCATGCCGCTGAACGTCCAGCTGACCAGTCGCGATGCCGTGCTGGTCGAACAGACCCTGACGGCGGGCGATTACCGGCTCTACGCCTTGCCCGGGACCGTGCCGCCCAAACCGGGGCTGGTCAAATCCGCGGGCGGTACGTCGATCATCGTGGAGCTGTGGGACATCCCGCTGGCGCGCTTTGGCGAGTTCGTTGCCGAGATTCCCGCGCCGCTGGGCATCGGCAACCTGACGCTGAACGACGGTCGCAGCGTCAAGGGCTTCATCTGCGAACCCTGGGCAATTGATGGCGCGCTGGACATCACCGCTTTCGGCGGCTGGCGCGCGTACATCGCCAGCCTGAAACAAGCCTGA
- the yghX gene encoding YghX family hydrolase yields the protein MTRLTAKDFAPELLELYDYYVHGKINRREFLDRAAVFAVGGLAATTILASLSPNYALAEQVEFTDPDIIAEYISYPSPKGHGQVRGYLVRPAKADGKVASVMVVHENRGLNPYIEDVARRVAKAGFIALAPDGLSSVGGYPGNDDKGRDLQAKVDPEKLMNDFFAGIEWLMAHHASTGKVGITGFCYGGGVCNAAAVAYPELAAAVPFYGRQPKAEDVSRIKAPLLLHYAELDKPITDGWPAYEAALKAAGKTYEAHIYKGANHGFHKDSTPRYDDAAATLAWNRTLDWFKKYLV from the coding sequence ATGACCCGTCTCACCGCCAAAGACTTCGCCCCGGAACTGCTTGAGCTTTACGACTACTACGTTCACGGCAAGATCAATCGCCGGGAGTTTCTCGATCGCGCGGCAGTGTTCGCCGTGGGCGGGCTTGCCGCGACGACGATTCTGGCCTCGCTGAGCCCCAATTACGCGCTCGCCGAGCAGGTCGAGTTCACCGACCCGGACATCATTGCTGAATACATTTCCTACCCGTCGCCCAAAGGGCACGGCCAGGTGCGCGGGTATCTGGTGCGGCCGGCGAAGGCCGATGGCAAAGTCGCCTCGGTGATGGTGGTGCATGAGAATCGCGGTCTGAACCCTTACATCGAAGACGTCGCCCGCCGGGTGGCCAAGGCGGGTTTTATCGCGTTGGCGCCTGATGGTTTGTCCTCGGTCGGCGGCTATCCGGGCAACGACGATAAAGGCCGGGATCTGCAGGCGAAGGTCGATCCCGAGAAACTGATGAATGACTTTTTTGCGGGCATCGAGTGGCTGATGGCTCATCATGCTTCCACCGGCAAGGTCGGGATCACTGGGTTTTGTTATGGCGGGGGTGTCTGTAATGCTGCTGCCGTGGCTTATCCGGAGCTGGCGGCGGCGGTGCCGTTTTATGGTCGCCAGCCCAAGGCCGAAGATGTCAGCCGGATCAAGGCGCCGCTGTTGTTGCATTACGCCGAGCTGGACAAGCCGATCACCGATGGTTGGCCGGCGTATGAGGCGGCCTTGAAGGCGGCGGGGAAGACTTACGAGGCTCATATCTATAAAGGCGCCAACCACGGTTTTCATAAAGACTCTACGCCGCGGTATGACGACGCTGCGGCGACATTGGCGTGGAACCGGACGTTGGATTGGTTCAAGAAGTATCTGGTCTGA
- a CDS encoding nuclear transport factor 2 family protein, with the protein MTRLKLTLGFLCLFSGFVAAAPSADEQDVAKAVDKMTQAMLHKDVAALGALTSDNVTYGHSSGKVQNKEEFIADIETGRSGFNTLEMKNQKINMNGDVALVRNHFSAEAVNSGKVVPTEIENFQVWQKQKGQWLLIGRQAFKF; encoded by the coding sequence ATGACCAGACTCAAACTGACCCTCGGCTTCTTGTGCCTGTTTTCAGGCTTCGTCGCCGCCGCACCCTCTGCCGATGAGCAAGACGTCGCCAAAGCTGTCGACAAAATGACCCAGGCGATGCTGCACAAAGACGTCGCGGCCCTGGGCGCGCTGACTTCAGACAACGTCACCTACGGACACTCCAGCGGCAAAGTCCAGAACAAGGAAGAGTTCATCGCCGACATCGAAACCGGGCGCAGCGGCTTCAACACCCTGGAAATGAAAAACCAGAAAATCAACATGAATGGCGACGTCGCCCTGGTGCGCAACCACTTCTCGGCCGAGGCCGTGAACAGTGGCAAGGTAGTGCCGACCGAGATCGAAAACTTTCAGGTCTGGCAGAAACAGAAAGGCCAGTGGCTGCTGATCGGGCGCCAGGCGTTCAAATTCTGA
- a CDS encoding LysR family transcriptional regulator, with translation MREISLDRLRTLVAIADHGSFAEAARVLNLAPPTVSLHIADLEQRVGGVLLSRTRGRVQPSAIGDTLIERARRLLADAEQALEDVERQVKGLAGRVRLGASTGVIAQLLPQALETLAQLHPGIDVQVAVLTSQQTLQKLADGSLDIGVIALPQAPVKGLSIQPWRRDPVMAFLPARWDCPLVITPTWLASQPLILNDATTRLSRQVAEWFAGEGPQPTPRIQLNYNDAIKSLVGAGYGATLLPHEASTPVPESRIVMRPLLPALWRELGIAHRAGSVERSTGYVLEVLQELEAL, from the coding sequence GTGCGAGAAATCAGTCTGGATCGTTTGCGCACCCTGGTGGCCATCGCCGATCACGGGTCGTTTGCCGAAGCGGCGCGGGTGCTCAATCTCGCGCCGCCGACCGTCAGCCTGCACATTGCCGACCTGGAGCAACGGGTGGGCGGCGTGTTGCTCTCGCGCACCCGCGGGCGGGTTCAACCTTCGGCCATCGGCGACACCCTGATCGAGCGCGCGCGGCGCCTGTTGGCCGATGCCGAGCAGGCGCTGGAAGACGTCGAGCGACAGGTCAAAGGTCTGGCCGGACGGGTGCGACTAGGGGCGTCAACCGGTGTCATCGCGCAATTGCTGCCCCAGGCGCTGGAAACCCTGGCGCAGTTGCACCCCGGCATCGACGTGCAGGTCGCGGTATTGACGTCGCAACAGACGTTGCAAAAGCTCGCGGATGGCAGCCTGGACATCGGCGTGATTGCGCTGCCCCAGGCGCCGGTCAAGGGCTTGTCGATTCAGCCCTGGCGGCGTGACCCGGTGATGGCGTTTCTGCCGGCGCGCTGGGACTGTCCGCTGGTCATCACGCCGACGTGGCTTGCCAGTCAGCCGCTGATTCTCAACGACGCCACCACGCGGCTGTCCCGCCAAGTGGCGGAGTGGTTTGCCGGCGAAGGGCCGCAGCCGACGCCGCGCATTCAGCTCAATTACAACGACGCGATCAAGAGTCTGGTGGGGGCGGGCTATGGCGCGACGTTGCTGCCCCATGAGGCGTCCACGCCGGTTCCGGAAAGCCGCATCGTCATGCGCCCGTTGCTGCCGGCGTTGTGGCGGGAATTGGGCATTGCGCACCGGGCCGGGAGCGTCGAACGCTCGACCGGGTATGTGCTGGAGGTGTTACAGGAGCTGGAGGCGTTGTAG
- the argC gene encoding N-acetyl-gamma-glutamyl-phosphate reductase — MSQPIIFIDGDQGTTGLQIHQRLQGRTDLQVVTLPAEHRKNPESRAAAINACDIAVLCLPDDAARDAAASITNSNVRVIDASSAHRTHPDWVYGFAQMNDDQKKTIASARRVSNPGCYPTGAIGLLRPLLEAGLLPRDYPISINAVSGYSGKGRAGVDEFEGPDVAQAIPFQVYGLSLAHKHVPEIQQYSGLSERPMFVPAYGAFRQGIVLTIALQTRLLPHGVTGTRLHAALAEHYQGSGFVEVMPMEQSRALTGIDPRQLNGTDNLRLMVFENDGHVLLAAVFDNLGKGAAGAAVQNLDLMIAGV; from the coding sequence ATGTCACAGCCCATCATCTTTATCGACGGCGACCAAGGCACCACCGGCCTGCAAATTCACCAGCGCCTGCAAGGCCGCACCGACCTGCAGGTGGTGACGCTGCCCGCCGAGCATCGCAAGAACCCGGAAAGCCGCGCCGCCGCGATCAACGCCTGCGACATCGCCGTGCTGTGCCTGCCCGACGACGCCGCCCGGGACGCAGCCGCGAGCATCACCAACTCGAACGTGCGGGTGATCGACGCCAGTTCTGCCCACCGCACTCACCCCGACTGGGTCTACGGCTTCGCGCAGATGAACGACGACCAGAAAAAAACCATCGCCAGCGCCCGCCGCGTCAGCAACCCGGGCTGCTACCCCACCGGGGCTATCGGTTTGTTGCGGCCGTTGCTGGAGGCGGGTCTGCTGCCGCGCGATTACCCGATCAGCATCAACGCGGTGTCGGGCTATTCGGGCAAAGGCCGCGCCGGTGTCGACGAATTTGAGGGGCCGGATGTTGCCCAGGCGATTCCGTTTCAGGTCTACGGTCTGAGCCTTGCGCACAAGCACGTTCCGGAAATCCAGCAGTACAGCGGGTTGAGCGAGCGGCCGATGTTCGTTCCGGCGTATGGCGCGTTTCGTCAGGGCATCGTGCTGACCATCGCGCTGCAAACACGGCTGCTGCCCCACGGCGTCACCGGCACGAGGCTGCATGCCGCGCTGGCGGAGCATTATCAGGGCAGCGGGTTTGTTGAAGTGATGCCGATGGAGCAATCGCGCGCGCTGACCGGGATCGACCCGCGTCAGTTGAACGGCACCGATAACCTGCGGCTGATGGTGTTCGAGAACGACGGGCATGTGTTGCTGGCGGCCGTGTTCGACAACCTGGGCAAAGGCGCGGCCGGGGCGGCGGTGCAGAACCTGGATTTGATGATCGCGGGTGTGTGA
- a CDS encoding CoA transferase, with translation MPTAPSDTACTHFLREFWLALGGEPRYLDHLQITGEGALASAFPVTDFATAAIAAAHLAVGELIDQTHGTSPAITVDRRLASFWFATSLQPQGWSLPAQWDAVAGDYRAADGWIRLHTNAPHHRQAALAVLKNAPERDAVSQAVLRWQASDLESAVVAHQGCAAAMGSAQAWRDHPQGRAVAGEPLLHRTDTPVGPASAGKVSTASSRTRPEWIVPRERPLHGIRVLDLTRILAGPVATRFLAGFGAEVLRIDPPGWDEPGTVPEVVLGKRCARLDLRDPVDRAVLERLISEADVMIHGYRADALARLGLSAERRRALNPGLVDVSLNAYGWTGPWRERRGFDSLVQMSCGIADAGRVAAGSDRPVPLPVQALDHATGYLMAAAAVRGLTERRITGQGVQVQASLARTALSLMSIAPTEAQPAALLPLNSSDYSAAIEHTAWGPALRLKPAGQIDHTPTHWDLPANALGSSDAKWL, from the coding sequence ATGCCCACTGCCCCTTCCGACACTGCCTGCACGCATTTCCTGCGCGAATTCTGGCTGGCCCTTGGCGGCGAGCCTCGCTATCTCGATCATCTTCAGATCACTGGCGAAGGCGCGCTGGCCTCGGCATTCCCGGTCACCGATTTCGCCACAGCCGCCATCGCTGCCGCGCATCTGGCGGTGGGCGAATTGATTGATCAGACCCACGGCACCTCGCCTGCGATCACCGTCGATCGGCGCTTGGCCTCGTTCTGGTTCGCAACATCCCTTCAACCCCAGGGCTGGTCGCTACCGGCCCAGTGGGATGCGGTGGCGGGGGATTACCGCGCGGCGGATGGCTGGATTCGGTTGCACACCAACGCGCCGCACCATCGTCAGGCCGCACTCGCCGTGCTTAAAAACGCCCCCGAGCGCGACGCGGTCAGTCAGGCCGTGCTGCGCTGGCAGGCCAGTGATCTGGAAAGCGCGGTGGTCGCTCATCAAGGCTGTGCCGCGGCGATGGGCAGTGCGCAGGCCTGGCGCGATCATCCCCAGGGGCGCGCCGTGGCTGGCGAACCCTTGCTGCATCGCACGGATACGCCAGTGGGACCGGCTTCAGCCGGGAAGGTCTCAACTGCGTCAAGCCGTACACGACCCGAATGGATCGTCCCCCGCGAACGTCCCTTGCACGGAATCCGCGTGCTCGACCTCACGCGGATTCTGGCCGGCCCGGTGGCGACGCGTTTTCTCGCCGGTTTCGGCGCCGAGGTGTTGCGCATCGATCCCCCTGGCTGGGACGAGCCCGGCACCGTGCCCGAAGTGGTGCTCGGCAAACGTTGCGCGCGGCTGGACCTGCGCGACCCTGTCGATCGTGCGGTGCTGGAGCGCCTGATCAGCGAGGCCGACGTGATGATCCACGGTTACCGCGCCGACGCCCTCGCGCGCCTCGGCCTCAGCGCCGAACGCCGCCGCGCGCTCAATCCCGGTCTGGTGGATGTATCACTGAACGCCTACGGCTGGACCGGCCCATGGCGGGAGCGACGGGGTTTCGACAGCCTGGTGCAGATGAGTTGCGGCATCGCCGATGCCGGCAGGGTGGCCGCGGGAAGTGACAGGCCCGTGCCGCTGCCGGTGCAGGCGCTGGATCACGCCACCGGGTATTTGATGGCGGCCGCAGCGGTGCGCGGCCTGACCGAGCGACGGATCACCGGACAGGGCGTTCAGGTGCAGGCATCCCTGGCGCGCACCGCGTTATCGCTGATGTCGATTGCCCCGACCGAGGCTCAGCCTGCAGCGCTGCTACCGCTGAATTCGAGCGATTACTCCGCCGCCATCGAGCACACCGCCTGGGGCCCGGCGCTGCGCCTCAAACCCGCCGGGCAGATCGACCACACGCCGACCCACTGGGATTTACCGGCGAACGCACTGGGCAGTAGCGACGCGAAATGGCTGTAA
- the eutC gene encoding ethanolamine ammonia-lyase subunit EutC — protein MSDDKKSPAHADAWQQLRSLTSARIALGHAGTSLPTAAQLDFQFAHAQARDAVHLAFDHAALAEQLAGRSRETLTLQSSATDRHMYLQRPDLGRRLSEASAAQLKNYAVAHPEGFDLALVVADGLSALAVQRHSPAMLARIDEMAAAEGWSLAPVVLVEQGRVAVADEIGALLKARMVVILIGERPGLSSPDSLGLYFTYAPRVGLNDAARNCISNVRLEGMSYAMAAHKLLYLMREAWRRQLSGVNLKDDAQVPVLEAGEGSRPGNFLLGG, from the coding sequence ATGAGCGATGACAAGAAATCACCCGCACACGCCGATGCCTGGCAGCAGTTGCGCTCGCTGACCTCGGCGCGAATCGCCCTCGGGCATGCGGGCACCAGTCTGCCGACGGCGGCGCAGCTGGATTTCCAGTTTGCCCACGCCCAGGCCCGCGACGCGGTGCATCTGGCGTTCGATCACGCGGCCCTGGCCGAGCAACTGGCGGGCCGGTCCCGCGAAACGCTGACCCTGCAAAGTTCGGCAACCGACCGCCATATGTACCTGCAACGGCCTGATCTGGGGCGGCGGTTGTCCGAGGCATCGGCTGCCCAACTCAAGAATTACGCGGTTGCGCATCCTGAAGGATTTGATCTGGCGCTGGTGGTCGCAGACGGGTTGTCTGCGCTGGCGGTGCAGCGCCACAGCCCGGCGATGCTGGCGCGCATTGATGAAATGGCGGCGGCGGAAGGCTGGAGCCTGGCGCCGGTGGTGCTGGTGGAGCAGGGTCGCGTTGCCGTTGCCGATGAAATCGGCGCACTGCTCAAGGCGCGCATGGTGGTAATTCTGATCGGCGAGCGGCCGGGCCTCAGCTCACCGGACAGCCTCGGCCTGTACTTCACCTACGCACCGCGCGTGGGCCTGAACGACGCTGCGCGCAACTGCATTTCCAACGTGCGGCTTGAAGGCATGAGCTATGCCATGGCAGCGCACAAGTTGCTGTACCTGATGCGCGAGGCCTGGCGCCGGCAATTGTCCGGCGTGAACCTGAAGGACGACGCGCAAGTGCCGGTGCTGGAAGCGGGCGAGGGCAGCCGGCCGGGGAATTTTTTGCTCGGCGGGTGA